In one Arachis duranensis cultivar V14167 chromosome 9, aradu.V14167.gnm2.J7QH, whole genome shotgun sequence genomic region, the following are encoded:
- the LOC110275026 gene encoding uncharacterized protein LOC110275026, protein MTHLSQYITSIIAKLKSPQLNGSPDLKLLTQLIASIQKRNHRTCLTTQIRENLQPMEGTNVNLVAILCLGDLINQWCLIYPLDMVMDASSLGEHIECAKVITFTFSA, encoded by the exons ATGACACACCTTTCTCAATATATTACATCTATCATTGCCAAGCTTAAATCTCCTCAGCTAAATGGTTCCCCAGATCTGAAGCTTTTGACACAGCTCATTGCATCCATCcagaaaagaaat CATAGAACTTGTTTGACAACCCAGATTAGAGAAAATCTGCAGCCCATGGAGGGTACCAATGTCAACTTAGTTGCCATTCTT TGTCTTGGGGATTTGATAAATCAGTGGTGTTTAATTTATCCATTAGACATGGTAATGGATGCATCATCTCTTGGAGAACATATAGAATGTGCAAAGGTTATCACCTTTACATTCTCTGCTTGA